In Candidatus Bipolaricaulota bacterium, the genomic window CCAATGGGACGATCACCTTCCTGGGGAAGCCGATCCACCACCTACCCACGCACCGGATCGTCCGCAGTGGAATCGCCGTAGTCCCACAGGAGCGGGAGCTGTTTCCGTTCATGTCCGTACGAGGGAACCTGGAGGCGGGGGCAGCCTATGTCCCAAACGGCAGAGAACGAATGGAGGAACGGCTGCAGATGGTGTTTGAGATGTTCCCTGTCTTGCAGGCACGGGTGCGACAGCGTGCCGGCACGCTCAGTGGGGGGGAGCAGCGGATGCTGGCGATCGCCCGTGCTCTGATGGCCAACCCGAAGCTCATCATCCTCGACGAGCCGTCCCTGGGGCTGCAGCCGTCGCTGGTATCCGAGCTGTTCCGCAAGCTGCAGGAGATCAAGACGAAGGTGGCCGTCCTCGTCGCGGAACAGAACGTATACCAGGCACTGAAGGCGGTCGACCGTGGATACGTGATCGAGAACGGCCGGATCGTGTTGGAAGGGGATACCGAGGAGCTGTCGGGGAACGACCACATTCGGAAGTCCTACCTTGGCCTGTAACTAGAATCAGGGGGAAATATGAAAGCACTTCTGATCAGCGGAAGCCCGCGGGAGGAAAGCAATACCGAAGCGTACCTGCGCACAGCTCAGGAGACGCTCGCGGAAAACGGCGTGGAGACAGAGATTGTCACCCTCGTCGAGAAGACGATAAACCCGTGCAAGGCATGTTATATGTGCTGGCAGGCGAAGAGCTACGAATGCCAGCAGCATGGGGATGACTTTCATCCGCTGTTTGGGAAGATGGTAGCCGCCGATGCAATCATCGTCGGAACTCCGGTTCACTACAGTGCGGTCCATCCCTCGCTGTGGTCACTGCTCGTGCGGGCGAGCTTCCCCGG contains:
- a CDS encoding ABC transporter ATP-binding protein, yielding MLRVEKINNFYGKQHVLWDLSLEVGEECVGLFGPNGAGKTTLVNAILGVARPANGTITFLGKPIHHLPTHRIVRSGIAVVPQERELFPFMSVRGNLEAGAAYVPNGRERMEERLQMVFEMFPVLQARVRQRAGTLSGGEQRMLAIARALMANPKLIILDEPSLGLQPSLVSELFRKLQEIKTKVAVLVAEQNVYQALKAVDRGYVIENGRIVLEGDTEELSGNDHIRKSYLGL
- a CDS encoding flavodoxin family protein, which gives rise to MKALLISGSPREESNTEAYLRTAQETLAENGVETEIVTLVEKTINPCKACYMCWQAKSYECQQHGDDFHPLFGKMVAADAIIVGTPVHYSAVHPSLWSLLVRASFPGIRDHPHSGPRLFDRKIGGPITVARRAGQNFALAQLLLWFNLNNFVIPGSMYWNVGVARSIGDAAKDEEGMDIVKQFAENVAWLLEKTCEQKSKKGDE